A single Ctenopharyngodon idella isolate HZGC_01 chromosome 22, HZGC01, whole genome shotgun sequence DNA region contains:
- the LOC127505123 gene encoding P2Y purinoceptor 1: MDNATSVDSDEKFLPFQRYLFTPVYSLVLFFGLIGNLGALYYFIFKIKQKSPSNTYIINLAVADTLFLFALPFRIHYHLNDSNWIFGGAMCRITGTVFFANIYISITFMTCICVDRYIATVHPHTYLRLRNTHLAALVSTTVWLVSGAAMLTFMHECPLSSKGNMCFEGFTTDEWKGMAPYSLCSLILGSLLPSVVILVCYPIVARRIARINNSTARAARRIIYAILAITVLCFLPYHVMHLVYLLSRLRQIKHDWIYILRRVTMALVSLNSLLDPILYYFATGHYKWRLKRLRLKKKKGVYAISKGF, translated from the coding sequence ATGGATAACGCCACCTCAGTCGACAGCGATGAGAAGTTTTTGCCTTTCCAGCGCTACCTCTTTACACCCGTGTACAGCCTGGTCCTGTTTTTTGGACTGATAGGAAATCTCGGAGCTTTGTACTACTTCATCTTTAAAATCAAACAGAAATCACCTTCAAACACATACATCATCAACCTGGCGGTGGCCGACACGCTTTTCTTGTTCGCCTTGCCGTTTCGTATCCACTACCATCTGAACGACAGCAACTGGATATTTGGCGGAGCCATGTGTCGCATCACCGGCACGGTCTTCTTCGCCAACATCTACATCAGCATCACCTTCATGACCTGCATCTGTGTGGACCGCTACATCGCCACCGTCCACCCTCACACCTACTTGCGGCTCCGCAACACGCATCTCGCCGCACTGGTGAGCACCACCGTGTGGTTGGTCTCCGGGGCAGCCATGTTGACCTTCATGCACGAGTGCCCATTATCATCTAAAGGGAACATGTGCTTTGAGGGCTTCACTACAGACGAGTGGAAAGGCATGGCGCCCTACAGCTTATGCAGTCTCATTTTGGGATCCCTTCTGCCTTCTGTGGTTATCCTGGTGTGTTACCCCATTGTGGCTCGCCGCATCGCCCGGATCAACAACTCCACCGCCCGCGCGGCACGGCGGATCATCTACGCCATCCTGGCCATCACAGTTCTGTGTTTCCTGCCTTACCATGTCATGCATCTAGTGTACCTTCTGTCACGCTTGAGACAGATCAAACATGACTGGATTTACATCCTCCGTAGAGTGACCATGGCTCTTGTCAGTCTAAACAGCCTCCTGGACCCGATATTGTACTACTTTGCCACCGGCCACTACAAGTGGAGGCTCAAAAGACTAAGGTTGAAGAAGAAAAAGGGCGTTTATGCCATTTCCAAGGGTTTTTGA
- the ints11 gene encoding integrator complex subunit 11: MPDIKVTPLGAGQDVGRSCILVSIGGKNIMLDCGMHMGFNDDRRFPDFSYITQNGRLTEFLDCVIISHFHLDHCGALPYMSEMVGYDGPIYMTHPTKAICPILLEDFRKITVDKKGETNFFTSQMIKDCMKKVVPLNLHQTVQVDEELEIKAYYAGHVLGAAMFQIKVGLESVVYTGDYNMTPDRHLGAAWIDKCRPDILISESTYATTIRDSKRCRERDFLKKVHETVERGGKVLIPVFALGRAQELCILLETFWERMNLKAPIYFSTGLTEKANHYYKLFITWTNQKIRKTFVQRNMFEFKHIKAFDRTYADNPGPMVVFATPGMLHAGQSLQIFKKWAGNEKNMVIMPGYCVQGTVGHKILNGQKKLEIEGRATLDVKLQVEYMSFSAHADAKGIMQLIRMAEPRNMLLVHGEAKKMEFLKDKIEQEFSISCYMPANGETTTIVTNPSVPVDISLNLLKREMALGGPLPDAKRPRTMHGTLIMKDNSLRLVSPEQALKELGLSEHQLRFTCRVQLHDPHSDTDTLGRIYTHLKSVLKSYSIQHVPDGTVIVESIVIKVTSSAEEPNLKVILLSWSYQDEELGSFLSTLLKKGLPS; encoded by the exons ATGCCTGATATCAAAGTCACGCCTTTAG GGGCTGGTCAGGATGTCGGCCGCAGCTGTATTCTGGTCTCCATCGGAGGCAAAAACATTATGCTTGACTGCGGGATGCACATGGGCTTCAACGATGAT agaCGTTTCCCAGATTTTAGTTACATCACCCAAAACGGCCGCCTTACTGAGTTCTTGGACTGTGTTATTATAAG TCATTTCCATCTGGATCACTGCGGTGCTCTTCCCTACATGAGCGAGATGGTGGGTTACGACGGGCCCATCTACATGACCCACCCCACAAAAGCCATCTGTCCCATCCTGCTGGAGGACTTCAGAAAGATCACAGTCGACAAAAAGGGAGAGACCAACTTCTTCACTTCACAGATGATCAAAGACTGTATGAAGAAAGTTGTGCCACTCAACCTCCACCAAACAGTTCAG GTAGATGAAGAGCTTGAGATCAAAGCGTACTATGCAGGTCATGTGCTGGGAGCCGCCATGTTTCAAATCAAAGTTGGCTTGGAGTCTGTCGTCTACACA GGTGATTACAACATGACACCAGACAGACATTTGGG AGCTGCTTGGATTGACAAATGCCGGCCAGATATTTTGATATCAGAATCCACGTATGCCACCACGATCAGAGACTCCAAACGCTGCAGGGAAAGAGATTTCCTGAAGAAAGTTCATGAAACAGTGGAAAGAGGAGGCAAG GTTTTGATTCCAGTGTTTGCTCTGGGAAGAGCACAGGAACTCTGTATTTTGTTGGAAACATTCTG GGAGAGAATGAATCTAAAAGCACCCATTTATTTCTCCACCGGGCTGACGGAGAAAGCCAATCACTACTACAAACTCTTCATCacctggaccaatcagaagatcCGCAAGACCTTTGTACAAAGAAACATGTTTGAGTTCAAGCACATCAAAGCCTTTGATCGCACATATGCTGATAACCCTGGACCAATG GTTGTGTTCGCCACCCCTGGAATGTTGCATGCTGGGCAGTCTTTACAGATATTCAAGAAATGGGCTGGGAATGAAAAGAACATG GTGATCATGCCAGGATACTGTGTGCAAGGCACTGTGGGACACAAGATTCTGAATGGACAGAAGAAACTGGAGATAGAGGGAAGAGCAACG TTGGACGTGAAGCTGCAGGTGGAGTACATGTCCTTCAGCGCTCACGCCGACGCCAAAGGCATCATGCAGTTGATCCGCATGGCAGAACCCAGGAACATGCTGCTGGTGCACGGAGAGGCCAAGAAAATGGAGTTCCTCAAAGACAAGATTGAACAGGAGTTCA GTATCAGTTGCTATATGCCAGCCAACGGAGAGACGACGACCATAGTGACAAACCCCAGCGTCCCCGTGGACATCTCGCTCAACCTGCTGAAGAGAGAGATGGCTCTTGGAG GTCCATTGCCTGATGCTAAAAGACCTCGCACCATGCACGGGACATTAATAATGAAGGACAAT agtcTGCGGCTGGTTTCTCCAGAGCAGGCTCTCAAAGAGTTGGGCCTCAGTGAACATCAGCTGCGCTTCACCTGCCGCGTGCAGCTGCACGACCCCCACAGTGACACCGACACACTCGGCCGCATCTACACACACCTCAAGAG TGTATTAAAAAGTTACAGTATCCAGCACGTCCCAGACGGCACCGTCATCGTGGAATCCATCGTTATTAAAGTGACGTCCTCGGCCGAGGAGCCCAACCTCAAAGTCATTCTGCTTTCTTGGAGCTATCAG GATGAAGAATTGGGCAGTTTCTTGTCGACGTTGCTGAAGAAAGGTCTGCCTTCCTGA
- the ubxn10 gene encoding UBX domain-containing protein 10, protein MHVTRPKSSKGRSRPMMAHTSSVETPPQPSSLSPQPPAAKANDRLNQSLRSRAILRRSSQPSTDILTEIFDRPPDEPVSLNKYRVLPSIEKKTSSCKFSQGDSNHRICQHSSRVYTKARTDVMSEGTGSETGLTPPEESGLLLAIRTPCGQRVKCHFRPTDQLQAVLSAAEAEFGERFDNCMIETMDVPRRTFTNLTMTLAQCGVLNKSVLCISQDDSHMDLT, encoded by the coding sequence ATGCATGTGACCAGGCCCAAGTCTTCTAAGGGGCGCAGCAGACCCATGATGGCTCACACTTCGAGTGTGGAAACACCTCCTCAGCCTTCGTCTCTTTCCCCCCAGCCTCCAGCTGCCAAGGCTAATGACAGGTTAAACCAGTCCCTTCGATCCCGAGCCATTCTGAGACGCAGCAGTCAACCAAGTACAGATATACTGACTGAAATCTTTGACAGACCCCCGGATGAGCCCGTCTCACTCAACAAATACAGGGTTCTGCCATCCATAGAGAAAAAAACTTCCAGCTGTAAGTTCAGTCAAGGTGACAGCAACCATAGGATATGTCAACACTCTTCACGTGTCTACACAAAGGCCCGAACGGATGTGATGTCAGAGGGGACAGGAAGTGAGACAGGTCTAACTCCTCCAGAGGAATCAGGCCTGCTGCTTGCTATCAGAACTCCATGTGGTCAGAGAGTCAAGTGCCATTTCCGGCCAACAGACCAGCTCCAGGCGGTGCTATCAGCCGCAGAGGCTGAATTCGGGGAGAGGTTTGACAATTGTATGATTGAGACTATGGATGTACCACGCAGGACTTTTACAAACCTTACAATGACCTTGGCTCAGTGTGGTGTCCTAAACAAATCGGTTTTATGCATTTCCCAAGATGACAGCCACATGGATTTAACTTGA
- the cptp gene encoding ceramide-1-phosphate transfer protein: MADTFSLQRVLETFRSSLSENKEVYIKYYISGWKELVSFMNSLGNVFSFISKDVVCKIQILENFLSGENGSHYVTIQSMVKYELENDLVDITKRGNHPESGCRTLLRLHRALRWLELFLERLRTSSEDSKTSVMCSDAYNESLAHHHPWLIRKAVGVAFCALPGRNTFFDVMNAGDHTQVVALLGESLPLISEVYQITEDLYAKNNLLELP, from the exons ATGGCAGATACATTCAGTCTTCAGAGGGTTTTAGAAACATTCAGATCAAGTCTGAGTGAGAATAAGGAggtttacattaaatattatatatcagGATGGAAAGAGCTGGTCAG CTTCATGAATAGTTTGGGGAACGTGTTTTCCTTCATCTCCAAGGATGTGGTCTGCAAAATCCAGATCCTAGAGAACTTCCTTTCAGGAGAAAACGGATCCCATTATGTCACCATCCAGTCCATGGTGAAGTACGAGCTGGAAAATGACCTGGTGGACATCACCAAAAgaggcaaccacccagaatccGGTTGCCGGACTCTTCTGAGGCTTCATCGGGCTCTGCGCTGGCTGGAGCTCTTCCTCGAGAGACTGCGAACAAGCTCCGAGGACAGCAAGACCTCAGTCATGTGTTCGGATGCCTACAATGAGTCTCTGGCTCATCACCACCCCTGGCTCATCCGTAAAGCTGTCGGCGTGGCGTTCTGTGCACTTCCAGGGCGAAACACGTTCTTTGATGTGATGAATGCAGGTGATCACACGCAGGTGGTTGCTCTGTTAGGAGAGTCTTTGCCCCTCATCTCTGAGGTATACCAGATCACAGAAGACTTATATGCGAAGAACAACCTCCTGGAGTTACCATAG